The genomic stretch TGGCCGGTGCATGAATTACATCATAAAGTGACTCATTACACAATTACAAAGTAACACCAATCATGATACATTCATTCAAAGTTGTTTAGTAAATACACCTGATCACAGAATAAAAAGGGTGGGCTGTTACTGATTCTTCCTCTTTCAGAGTCACTGGTGTCCCATTGCTAGTCTGCTTGTCAGCTACTTTTGGTGATTGCTGTGCTTTGAGTGATTTTCCTGCGTTTGCTTCATACAGTTTTGCAGTTTTGCTAGTCTTTCTAAAGACGCTGTGATttctgtgtgatttttttttttttttccgctgacCCCGTATCTTGTTTGGAGTCATGGCTTCGTCCTCCCGGAGGCGTCTATGTGACCAGGAGCTGATGGACGTCTTTGAGGATAGCGGCAGTGATGTCGAGTCTGTGGCGGAGGAACCTACCGACAGTGACGTTCCAGGGGATCTGTCATCAGAGACCGACGCCACAAGTGACAGCGACATCGAGGAGCCAGTCGTTGTGCGCACATGGTGTGAGCTGGAGAGCCTGGACCAAGttccgccacccaggttcccttTCACTGGGGTACCTGGGCAGAAGCGCAACTGCGACCACAACCCGCTGGCGTACCTGGAGCTCTTCCTGACCGAGGATGTCATCCAGCGGATTGTAGAGGAGACCAACCGCTACgcagtgcagcagcagggtgctcCTCTCAGCAGgttttccaggagcaggaggtggGAACCGGTCACCAGGGATGACATCTGGTTGTTCCTGGGCCTCATCTTCCTCCAGGGACTGgtcggtaagccgctgcagaagtggtactggtcCACCAACCGGATGATTGCCACTCCGTTCTTTGGTTGTGTGATGCCGGAGTACCGCTTCAGCCTCATCATGAAGTTCTTACACTTCGCGAACAACGAGGACTtcgatgaggccacccatcctgcACCCAAGCTGAAGAAGATCTGGGACATCTACCAGATGATGGTAGGCAATTTCCGGGATGCCTACACACCAGATCGAGATGTCACCATCGACGAAAGTCTCATGGCCTTCAAGGGGAGACTCAGCTGGGTGCAGTTTATCGCATCAAAAAGGGCCCGCTTTGGGATCAAGTCCTTCATGCTTTGTGAGGCCAAgtccgggtacatctggaactctaTCGTGTACACGGGCAAAGGCACGAAGTTTGGTCCCCAGTTCAGTGAGTATGGGTTGGCTACCTCATCCGTGCTCACTCTCATCGAGCCgttgctggatcaggggtactgtCTTACGACGGACAACTTTTATACTTCCCCTGAACTTTGTGACTACCTGATTCAGCACAAGACGGATTCATATGGCGCAATAAGACTCAACCGGCGCCAACTTCCACTGGCCTTTTCTGCCAGGCGTTTGAAAAAGGGAGAAATTGTTGCCTGGCAGAAGGGGGAAATGATGGCCCTGCAGTGGAAGGACAAGCGGGATGTTTGTGTTCTTAGTTCCGTGCACAACGCTGCTACCGTGCACACCACCACCAGAGGTAGCAGGGAGGTGGACAAGCCACAAGCTATAGTGGACTACAACCACACCATGGGaagtgtggacagggctgatgctGCCATGACTTTTTATCCGGCTGTCCggaagcagcaaaaaaaatactataaaaaaatTTTTAGGCACCTCCTGGAACAGTGCATATGGAATGCCTATGTCCTGTTCAAGTAAAACAGTGAAAGGCCTGTTGCACACCATGACTTCATTTGGCAGTTGTGCAAAAACATTTACCTGAAGCACCCCCCACCGGAGTCCAGTAGAGTGGGGCGCAGAGCCTCATATGTTGTAAATCCGGAGAGACTGACTGGacgccactttcctgaatattcgcCCCCGACCGCACAAAAGCTTCACCCTACAAAAAGGTGTGCGGTGTGCTGCGCCAAAAAAGGCCCCGAAGGTAAAAAAAGTGTGCAAAGAGACACGCACTTATTGTCCGGACTGTGACGTTGCACTTTATGCTATACCTTGTTTCAAAATCTATCATACGAAGGAGGTATTTTGAGATATACCATGCATTTGTTTTTCTGCCTCCATTTATTTCTGCCTTTATTTTCAGCATAttactgcatttatttatttgtattacttATTATTTATTACTGCATTGATTTAAAGTTATTTCTGTTTGTCATTAAtaaatttcattttatttttgacaagaatttgtGTTTGACGCTTTTATTATACTCCTAttgtatactaaactcttgcttgactcatgttggtaagttacaggaaaaaggttatgaaaattaattgtaccAATTtgggcacggaaatcctggggaaatagaacgccagggtggttaatgagcaAATGTAAAATCAGTATCGAACGGGTCTTCCCCCTTTCATCATAGGGAGTCTGATCTATCTTGCCATCTAGGCCTGATATCTGGGACCTTCATATTTCAAATTCTTTTGAATTAGTTTCCTtggaactttttttgcatctctgGCAAGAAAATTATCTTCTGTAAATCAATATTCTTACTATAAATGGATGAGCCGTTTATCATCTAAATATAGATTATGGCCACATTTCCCTACATCTTTTTCTCAAATGGATTCTCCCTTGGAATTATTCTTTCAAACTATGTTGTGTCATATCTGTTAAACACATGGGCTACCTGTAACTAATTAACTTATTCAGAAACAAAACTATATATACTCTGCAAAGCAatacagcgctgcagaaaatgacagttcaacaactgagattttttttttctttttccagaaTGCCAGACTTTACTACAGCCTGACAGGAAATGGGAAGGCACCTCCTCTCCCTTACTCATATATTAAAAAATAGTAGAGAAGGTCGGGTTACTGGATTTTATGCACAACACTTTGACAGACTTAGTCAAATATCGATCAACTTGGGATGCCTGATTAAAATGATCCATGTCCACTACCTCAAATCATTTGAACAGTTTTATCTCGCTATGGTATCTACTTAAAGAGAATGTGAACCCCACCTCCcggagatacttacctcaggatggggaagcctatggatcctaaTGGGGCCTcccgtcctcttcaccctccgggatccagtgctggcagccccccGAACaccggtgaggtaaatatttacctactgcaatCCTGACCAGGCGTAAGACAGCTTTCCAATTGGGCCTAGGAAGAAATAGCCAAGCTCAATCTGGTCTGTGCAACTGTGCAGGCGACTCGGTCAGTGCAGTAGAGCtgacccgatcgggctcagctagtTACACCTGAGAACGATCAGAAAGCAGATACTGCTACTGTGCAGGATTGCAGAAGGTAAAGGGGAGCCAGTGCTTGGTCTCTGAAACTTAGGAGGAAGGgtgaagcttcattaggatccagaggtttccccctcctgagATAAGTATCCCCTGGGAGGGGGGTTATTTTTGTTAAAGATTTTCTACAAAGATcacaaactcaattttttttttttttttataagatgcCCGGAAAGGCTAGTTATCAAACACGTAGCGTACTCTGTAAGGTCATGCAACATCCTCTGTTCCTGGGTCATAAGTATAAcagttacaattttttaaaaataatttctgtTGATTGAAAATTGTTGTACATTGGCAATTGTCCTTTCTGTACTTAGTACATTAACCAAAGTATTAGTTGCTGACTGAGCATTAGACATTGCTGTTTAGTACGTGAAATATTTGTACAGGACCTGAGGAAGCACTCCTGTGGAGAGTGCGAAACTGCTGTAGACGTTTCTTGTTCATGCTTGTCCCCTCTCTCTCCTTGGCTGACTGCTGCTTTGATGGTATgtactgcattttaatggaatCATATTAAAGGTgtgtttttactggatgtgcccagccgcttctATCTGTACAAATATTTCACCTGCTGGAATCTTTTTTGGGCTTTGAGCACTCCGGAGTGACCCTGGCTGGTAGTCCTGTGCACCTTTTCTCCTACCCATTGCATTGCTGTTTAGTACAAATTCAGTAAATAGTGTTTCATTGAAGACCTAACCATGCAAGCTGTAGAGGTTTCCAATTTAAGCATACTCATTCTCCTAAGATTGTGATTAATCATGGGAAAGTGGTTACTGATGATGGAACAATGGATTCCTTACAGTATAAAACAACACAGTCTAATGTATTCACTATTAATCATGCTTGATCGCTCAAGTGCTGCAAGTGTGTATGTGAATGTGATTAATTGGGGCTTTATTTTACACTGGGTCATATCACAAATAAATAATGAGATATTAAAGATCATTTACTTTTGAATTTGAAACTATGACAACTTCTTAACTATGAAACTATGATAACTTCTTAACACTGACCtcacaaatactttttattttatactctgcccccccccccccccccccccagcacacacacacagccatttgTTAGGTTGCTGGGAAGCATTTGGGAATATGGTGCTTAGTTGCAAATGGAATGTAAATTACTTTGAAATGGCAACAGATTTTCCATAACATCTCAAAATTGCTTTAGAGCAACCCTGTCACCATTTATTGAACAGAGATTTAGCTTAATTTGGCGGTTGCAGTCTTCATTGCAAAGCAGTGTGTTATTGTTGCAATATGATAAGCTGTGTTAGGAAGAGACAGAAAGTGAACGCTTCACACTTCTCTTCATGTTTGCAAACACTTTTACCTTACTGTGCGTTATCATTAAAACCCAAGATCAGCCTTTTTTAACGCATATAatagaaaatttgcattagttaGCAGTCAAGGGAATATCTGGGGTATGGCAGAGCATCTATTTAAAACAGGTGCATGGTAATTTGGATGCTGGGTATTGCCGTTGGCTTGGCTTTGGCAATTTGATTGTTGCTGTTTCCATCACTCTGTAATGCTAAGCTCCTCTACTACTCCATATtccaaagcctggtacacactttcaatttcgACTGGCCAATCATTGAgcaattttaccaactccatgtagttTAAGGGTTTACCTGTACAATCTGCTCATATTAATCAATATCAGTTGACCATCATACTGcagggaggtggtaaaactgagcAGTGATTTGTCAACcgtaactgaaagtgtgtactatACTTTACACGAACCCTCTTACAaatgcctaccactaacctccTTCCTACCCACACGTTTAATTACACCCAAGAGCTGAAACGTTGTCTAATGTtcagcaatgtctgatgttcagcaACTCAGCCTAGAATATTGGCACTCAAATTACAGCGATTCCCCactgcgctgctatagccataataacATTAGTCTATGACAGTGCCCAAAGCAGGAGCCGAGATCACCTGTCTCACAAATACATATGTGCAATGCTCAAAACTTTGTGCACAGCTAATAAATGCAAATTTACTACCCTATGCATAGTATGGCGGTGGGGTGAGGAGGAGACGGTTCTGCAAACTatagctttaaaggaaacctgagatgaagaacccctcaggttttatacttggcATTTCCGCCAGCCCCCTGTAATCTGTCTGGTCCCTTGGATTCAATCCAGTCCTCTCTGTTGCGCCGCTACACAATCCtcaggagtacatttgaaatgggagccggtagacttgggcgtaggatacagcctatatatggctgatcctgcttctgcacaagtccgggcccctccaggccgccatggatagtggggggaatgatataattggtcttccagcgattgctggaggccgaattattgtgttttttaagcaacttcggctctgtcttctgacggcactgacgttactcactgagcgccgctatagactgattcccattatagtctatggcggcgccggctgctcccaaatttagcattgccaaaaagcactgctccgatcctcaggcctggagagttctgcacaagcgcagTTACAGTCCTTATGAACtacacatgcacagaacactctcgGCAACGGGAGCACAATCAGGGGGTGCACTTGACCAGGACCATGTATGTGCAGCGGCCTGCAACTGGGCCAGTCTGGGAATTTATCAGATCAATTCAATATAAATGCCTGACTCAACCACTTAGTTATAAGGTACCAATACCACTATCTGCGAGAATGACATCACAAATTCTTAATATAGCAATCAAATATATACTGTGACATTACTTAAGGAATGCCTATTGAGTAGGAATATAACTTTATTCAATTTATtataaggtataaaaaccaacaacCAATTAAAACACGtaaaaacatgcttaataaatgcTCTCTGGAATTTTCAGAGTGTGGGGAGTATGGTTGGACATGTAAACCATCCCTATATATGCATAAATCATTGTTTTGATTAGACCTCACTCACAAATGTCACCCGTCCTGAGGCCCCCAGACAGCCACCCAGTACCCCATCATCACCCAATATGTTACATTTAAGCTCCACAGATGTAAAGTCTTTCAGGGAGTTCAAAATATGTAATACTTCCCTATCCTGACAATCAAAATCAACCTGTTGGTCTGTCTCCCCACTATTGGTCTCCTTTTTCCCCATGCAGTTTTTTGTAACAAATCTTTTCTCAAAAAGTGGGTGAAGGCATTAAAAACTTCAAAGGAATCCCTCTTACAGGTTGGGGAAAAAGTTAGACttcaatttaaagcggacccaaaccaaacttttttttagttcaaaatatttagttgcaccactctgacacatacaaagataaataaacactccttcaggcctcttgcacactgcacgcgattccgattcagattccgctttttaatcagtttttacatccgattcagattctgatttgcagttttctccttgcacactgcaaatcggaatctgaatcggatgtaaaaactgattaaaaagcggaatctgaatcggaatcgtgtgcagtgtgcaagaggcctcaagcctatgagcatttcagtgcatgcttttcacccttcactttttataactagggttatacaggtggcagcgattagcaattcctcctttgctggataccatctactccatcagtttgccggattttgtcctggcaatttgaaaggaagggaggggtttctccaataaatgtaaaatattttatatttgttaccaagcagctgaaaaaaggctgctatttattactataatttagaaaatagattttatttctgaaatcttgtatttttaatttgagtccactttaatAGTGAGATATGATGTTcatggacatatggccgcataggggtgctattttggctgggaacgcgtagtatcagccgcgttccccagcctgacgggtcctgacggcaaaaccggaagtggccgccagcgggacccggagcatcagagctactcgtcgtgggcaccgatcagctgcagggggctgaggtaagccccaggtgagtaaaactcaatttttttttctcacttaaggttcactttaaagggaaccttaactctaaaaaaacaaaaacaaaaaaaaaaacatgagttttacttacctggggcatgtaCCAGCCTCctgaagccatcctgtgcccttgcagtcactcatggctcctctggtcccccactgccagctagtttcatttttgctgactgggagtcggccggcagcCATGCGTAcccttttacgcattcctgctggtgcaggaagctattgcggacatcaacaagtacatttttatgcattacggctgtaatgcgtaaaattgtacgTATTACAAccataatgcgtaaaaatgtacttgttgatggccGCAAtaccttcctgcaccagcgggaatgcctaaaaaggtacgcatggcggctggccgactcccagtccgcaaaaacgaaactagctggcagtcagggggaccagaggagccatgagtgactgcaagggcacaggatggctgcagggggctggtacatgccccaggtaagtaaaccttttttttttaaggttctcTAACTCAAAACTTGTCAAATTGATTACGTTATTACTGTCTGAATTATCCTCCACTCCAACTATTTCTTGCCTTTGCTGGCCCTTGATGGTAGTGGTATCTACTTCAGAATTGGTTTGGGTTACAATCTTTTTGGCTACTTTCCTCAATTTCTTTGTGCGATCTAAATCACCCCCCTCGTTCCCTAAAAAAGTCACTCCCTGGATGAAGCATCAGACAATTGTGTCTCATCACCACTATGGTCTCTAGACCTAGCACAAACTATCCGCTGTCTGGACTTAGCAGTACCTGGTTTGTATTCCAGAAACTCTCCATCATACCAGCCCTCCTCCTCATCTTTAATAAGCTTTTCATGTTTAACTAATCTGATCTATCTCTGGGTTGTCTCAATCTCACATTTCATGAATTTATTCATTTCCGTAAAATCCTCTCGGGATCTTCAGACAGCAGGTAAAATATGCTGCCAGAGTTCAAATAAGGATGTCGTGTCTCACCACACATTGACAGCGGGCCGTTCAGCCTCACACACTTCCAATCGCAAGAAGTCCTTAATGTCAGGTGATTTCAAGTTGTCAGTCTTGTGAAGGATGTTCTCTTTCCTGCTTGGGAATGTGGTCAGAATGGTGCCGACACTCAGTATAGCTGAGTGAGGGCTTCTGGGAACACATCATGCACGCAGATCCTAGAATGATGTTCCGACTCTAAAGTTCACTGGGAACCCTCACAGGCAATTACGGGGCATGACCATGCCCACCTACGTATTGAGCCAGCCTTATGAGCTGCAATAATGTCATAGAATTTATCGGACCTGCCTGCAGGAGAATGGAGAGGACCAGACAGAATCCGAGCGACCAGAcaaactacagggggctggaggaagaccgagGTCAGCATAAAACCTGAGGTGTTGTtcatcacaggtacactttaagtagggAACTGCAGATGTCTCTACTACAATATTATTTACTTTGGGATTTTATGTGATGGGGATAGGTctgcaaaataacttttcattaaATGACAAATTCAACAAACATTCTAATGAAGACTACAAAAAGATGTGGCATTTTTGACAAAGAGGTTTCTCCTTGTATGATGCTGTGTGTTGCTAAATTAACAAGCTGCACCAACAACATTTCACACATCCGTGTACTCAGTCTCTCCACGGTGAACGGgggctgtacataaacatgtttaACATTCAGAATTTGTCCACAGACAATAATTTATTGGAACTCATCTGTAACAAGCACTGGCACTGATTTATAAGTtgatttgaaaaataaataaaagtgataGAAACCTGCATTTGGTTTTAATGATAGACTGTTGCAGCGTGAAAAGTAAGGATAGGAAACATTGCTGGGAAATTAGATATTATGCCCTGAGGAAAGCTGCAGCTACCAGCCCATTAATTATTagatatttattattaaaaattctTTTCATGAGTGAGTGCAGAACATTCATGCTGTTCAAGCTGTGGAGTTCCAACATCAATGAGTTCTATGAAGCGGTtttatatatctacctgttgctaGATTGTCAGGTTTGCTCCTATTTATACTACGTCTGCAAACATTAGCAAATCCTCAACAAGCGAATGGAGTATTAAAATCGGGAGATCCTTTGTTGCTGTAGGGCCATGTAAGTATCAGCACTGAACCATGCCTACATCGTGGAAGCCTGTTGAGGGTTATCCGAGCTTCTCGTAATTGTTCATTCTAACATACAGGAGGGGATATACTGAAGGACAAATATCTGAAAAGCAGTGACATTTCTTTCTGTTCACATCAAATATCCAAACCAAGACCAGCTGTGTTTACATTTCTATGCACCTTAATCGATGTTTGAAATGATCGGTGCCAATTAATGATAGAAACTCAATTATACAATCTTATGAAGTCtgtgaagaaggggggggggggggagatcattgAATATACTTTAGGGTACTTTAAATAGTCTCTCTATTCcttgaagtggtaagattgtatcatTTGTGGGCACCTAATGCtgtgaatacacgggtcgatccggcatcctattagccgccggatcgaccccagccgcgtccccgctcgtacgCACGGATCGATTACCACTCGTCCCCGCTGGCACTCCTTATcagccctgccattgtccgccggcggggatcgagcgggcgggggtcgagcagcgtgatcggaccagctgaatattatcagctggctggatcagctgctcgatacacggtacagaaacgtaccgtgtatccccagcattaaggtggccatacacttatagatttgcagcagatttgaccatcagatagatttctgtcagatgcctgtcaagttgaatctgacagaaatctatctgatatgTGCCACAcattaggaacagatttccaatacatttcagagtgaaatctattggaaatcaatctaattgcattattggaccatgagatccaatgtaactctatagcccatcgatctgctgccagcagcagatcgacctagattttccatcctgtcagatagaccaaatggattgaaatcggccgcaaattgatCAATTTGATAGAATTCCATAGAATTGAtcactgaaatcgaccagtgtatgggcctctaaagtggaccagaactcttgcataagacagaaggaaaatatatagaaatgcaccctgtatgtatttatagagtttagcctgtctaatttccccgcatttttgtctaatcacaagttgtaatttgatctctcccctgtgtcacatgactgccacagcagataagctaatttgaaagcacaggatgttaacaatgtgtctgcttccatgaaatcaggaagtagaaacagtgcagatttattgtaggatttgcatcagctgtaacaaagaaatgtttttatttaaaggttattatgctgttgcttatcttttggagccGAGAGGAGTGATCCTGCATCTTTTTACAGATCCTCTCCAGTAAGTGCTTAccttaaagaataaatgaaatactgaaaaAACCcacattaaccttcctggaggtaagcccgagctgagctcgggctatgccgccaaaAGGCACTGCTCAggtccgctgggccgatttgcataattttttttttgctacacgcagcttgcactttgctagctgcgtgtgcaatccgatcgcagCCGCTAccggccgatccgccgctatccgtcgcgccgcagccgccccccccccccccagaccacatgcgctgcctggccaatcagtgccatgcAGCgcggtggggtggatcggagtcccctttgacgtcacgacgtcggtgacgtcatcccgcccgtcgccatggcgacggtggaagccctccaggagatcccgttctttgaacgggatctcctgatctctgatcgccggaggcgatcggaggggctggggggatgccgctgagcagtggctatcatgtagcgagaccttgtctcgctacatgcaaaaaaaaaaaaaaaagggctttgctgccccctggcggattttgacaaaccgccaggagggttaagagatgtccaaaacttgtcagttttttactacctactgtgagctgCCGCAGCATAGGGGAGACAAACTTAGGAAGAAATGCCTCTTTTTTCACAAGCAGCGgaaaaaagaggcctaaagcctagtacacactttcaattatgattggccaatcactgatcagtCTTGTAGTATGAGGTTTTACCTacgcaatctgctcatagtattcaatagctcttgaccctcatactacaaggaggtggtaaaattggtcagtgattggccaatcataatgtgtaccagactttaggtTGTGTACATACAACCAATTTTAatttgccaattttaccacttccatatagtatAAGGGCTtacatacacaatctgttcatagtattcaaaatctgttggaccTCTTACTACATGGAAGCGGTAATATTGGCTAATTAAAACTGgttatgtgtatgcacccttaaggtgcccactaacaaaACAATTTTCTGTAAATTTGATAGCATTTGTCTGATTGCTCGGGTGATTGTTCactgaaaattgtaccgttagtgaGCACCTCAAGAGAAAGGGAAAAGgcggaaaatggcttaaaataatACCAAACACATTTTAACCATTCATGCCACGtggacgtgattgtcacatccaggcggctgctatagcgctgctgcgcgctcccatgtgagatcgtgcgcgtgcacatgttgccccccgttagcccaaagattaatgaatgggaacatggtttcaATCTAAGTCCCTGCTAGAAAGACAGATGGCTTCTTTTCAGAAACCGCCGCCTTTCTaatgaaaaaaagtttccccTCTATACCCTTCCCAGAAggattcattttaaatgtaacaatgtctgtttatttcattgaaaaaattatttattaatgacctagtagatgcagtagtaagcaatgttgctatttttgcagatgatgcaaaattatgcagaatcatcaactctcaggaagatagggacatattggaacaggatctggataggatggctatatgggcacataaatggcagatgaaattcaatgttgaaaaatgtaaagttatgcattttggtcgtaccaatggtctagcaccatacaaaataaatgggatacagttggggacatcaaacttggagaaggacttaggagtactcatcgacaacaagttaaataatcgtactcaatgccaagccgctgcagctaatgctaacaaaattttgggatgcattgaaagggaaataaaagcttgagatgctagcataatattgcccctgtttaactctctagtaaggccacatctggaatatggaattcagttctgggcaccacattacacgaAAGCTAttccagttttagagcaggtgcagagacgagcaacaaaattgatacgtgggatggaaggtctcacttaccaagtaaggttagataaactgggtttatttagtctagagaaaagacaccttacagcaggggatctaattaacatgtacaaatacatcagagggcaatatagaagcttggcggatgagctgtttgtccctaggccttctcaaaggacaagaggacatggtctgcgcatggaggaaaaacgtttttagccatttatttaggaaagggttctttacagtaagagtgattaagatgtggaatgcattgccaaaggaagtagt from Hyperolius riggenbachi isolate aHypRig1 chromosome 5, aHypRig1.pri, whole genome shotgun sequence encodes the following:
- the LOC137519383 gene encoding piggyBac transposable element-derived protein 4-like, coding for MASSSRRRLCDQELMDVFEDSGSDVESVAEEPTDSDVPGDLSSETDATSDSDIEEPVVVRTWCELESLDQVPPPRFPFTGVPGQKRNCDHNPLAYLELFLTEDVIQRIVEETNRYAVQQQGAPLSRFSRSRRWEPVTRDDIWLFLGLIFLQGLVGKPLQKWYWSTNRMIATPFFGCVMPEYRFSLIMKFLHFANNEDFDEATHPAPKLKKIWDIYQMMVGNFRDAYTPDRDVTIDESLMAFKGRLSWVQFIASKRARFGIKSFMLCEAKSGYIWNSIVYTGKGTKFGPQFSEYGLATSSVLTLIEPLLDQGYCLTTDNFYTSPELCDYLIQHKTDSYGAIRLNRRQLPLAFSARRLKKGEIVAWQKGEMMALQWKDKRDVCVLSSVHNAATVHTTTRGSREVDKPQAIVDYNHTMGSVDRADAAMTFYPAVRKQQKKYYKKIFRHLLEQCIWNAYVLFK